The stretch of DNA CGATGCCCGAACCGTCATCAGCGAAATAGCCGATGACCTGAAGGCCATCGATATGGATAGTCTCTGGACGCTCGTCGTACGTGACGAGACAGGATTGACGGTCGCGCATCTGCCACTCGGATTGTTCTCTCGATCACAGCAAGGATAGTTTTTCGCCAAGACGGGGACCGGCCTGTTCAAGGCGCA from Methylobacterium sp. PvR107 encodes:
- a CDS encoding DUF6894 family protein, with protein sequence MFRRFYFDVDNGRETVRDDQGVEAEDLEQALADARTVISEIADDLKAIDMDSLWTLVVRDETGLTVAHLPLGLFSRSQQG